Proteins encoded together in one Oenanthe melanoleuca isolate GR-GAL-2019-014 chromosome 7, OMel1.0, whole genome shotgun sequence window:
- the MARCO gene encoding macrophage receptor MARCO isoform X1, translating to MSREQARAPRVTGTAWHPAEGRACIRRALPGSYRRLLPAGSEPRSQKKASTCCVGTALSTYLLLLTAGQGLLMYQVFKMQREILKLQEQNASYTEEILQSSFANNLALLRSSTGKSFLMRHEENWRRSLEEEITIIKSNNANLMMRMNNITLVAGPPGPKGDPGQPGLRGPPGTKGDQGAHGPQGEKGSKGPPGPAGPGGVPGVKGEKGAIGLPGPQGQKGDVGRKGDPGPQGAVGAEGVRGSPGMPGSEGSPGKPGPPGPKGEAGAAGQRGPAGSPGLDGRPGQKGEKGEQGPKGSPGAQGTAGLKGEQGERGIAGPPGQKGANGDRGLPGIPGSAGPKGAKGDFGSRGLKGEPGLKGAKGEPGFSGSKGEKGSKGEKGQAGLGNFVRLVGGDRRGRVEIFHQGLWGTICDDGWSPRESAVVCRMLGFSRAVSSFSAAPGTGQIWLDDVNCQGSEITITDCRKRDWGSHNCNHGEDIGVECA from the exons atgagcagggagcaggcCAGGGCCCCCcgggtgacagggacagcctggcacCCCGCCGAGGGCAGGGCCTGCATCAGGAGGGCTCTGCCCGGCTCCTACCGACGGCTCCTGCCCGCGGGCTCGG AGCCTCGGAGCCAGAAGAAGGCGTCCACATGCTGTGTTGGGACAGCCCTCAGCACctacctgctgctgctgacagctggccaggggctgctgatGTACCAAG TATTTAAGATGCAGAGAGAGATATTGAAACTTCAAGAGCAAAATGCCTCCTATACAGAAGAGATTCTGCAGAGCTCCTTTGCCAACAATCTGGCCTTGTTGAGAAGCTCTACTGGGAAGAGCTTTCTCATGAGACATGAAGAAAACTGGAGGAGAAGCTTAGAAGAGGAAATCACCATAATTAAAAGCAACAATGCAAACCTGATGATGAGGATGAACAACATCACCCTGGTTGCAG ggCCTCCTGGACCCAAAGGAGATCCTGGTCAACCAG GGTTACGGGGACCACCAGGGACAAAGGGAGACCAAG GTGCACATGGACCCCAGGGTGAGAAGGGGAGCAAAGGAcctcctggtcctgctggcccaGGTGGTGTTCCAGgagtaaaaggagaaaaaggagcaaTTGGGCTTCCAG GTCCCCAAGGACAGAAGGGTGACGTGGGCAGGAAGGGAGACCCTGGGCCCCAGGGAGCCGTGGGTGCAGAGGGAGTGCGTGGATCCCCAGGAATGCCAGGCTCTGAAG GTAGCCCCGGGAAGCCTGGACCTCCTGGGCCAAAAGGAGAGGCTG GTGCAGCTGGACAGCGTGGAcctgctgggagccctggcCTTGATGGCAGACCTGGTCAgaaaggggagaagggggagcAGGGCCCCAAAGGGAGCCCAG GAGCACAAGGCACTGCTGGACTCAAAGGTGAACAGGGAGAACGAGGAATAGCAG GACCTCCAGGGCAAAAGGGAGCAAATGGAGACCGAGGCCTACCAG GCATCCCAGGCTCAGCTGGTCCAAAAGGAGCCAAGGGGGATTTTGGCTCTCGGGGTCTGAAGGGAGAGCCAGGACTGAAAGGAGCCAAGGGAGAGCCTGGATTTTCTG GTTccaaaggagagaaagggagcaAAGGTGAAAAAGGACAAG CTGGCCTGGGTAATTTTGTCCGGCTCGTGGGAGGAGACAGGAGGGGCCGAGTGGAAATCTTCCACCAGGGCTTGTGGGGAACCATCTGTGACGACGGCTGGAGCCCCCGGGAGAGCGCCGTGGTGTGCCGCATGCTGGGCTTCAGCCGCGCCGTCTCCTCCTTCTCAGCCGCTCCCG GTACTGGACAAATTTGGCTTGATGACGTGAATTGCCAGGGGAGTGAAATTACAATTACGGACTGCAGGAAGCGCGACTGGGGGTCACACAACTGCAACCACGGCGAGGATATTGGGGTGGAGTGTGCTTGA
- the MARCO gene encoding macrophage receptor MARCO isoform X2, with amino-acid sequence MKVKDKYGEDGNSSDMNSFSVSEKIAFASPAITTFQISEPRSQKKASTCCVGTALSTYLLLLTAGQGLLMYQVFKMQREILKLQEQNASYTEEILQSSFANNLALLRSSTGKSFLMRHEENWRRSLEEEITIIKSNNANLMMRMNNITLVAGPPGPKGDPGQPGLRGPPGTKGDQGAHGPQGEKGSKGPPGPAGPGGVPGVKGEKGAIGLPGPQGQKGDVGRKGDPGPQGAVGAEGVRGSPGMPGSEGSPGKPGPPGPKGEAGAAGQRGPAGSPGLDGRPGQKGEKGEQGPKGSPGAQGTAGLKGEQGERGIAGPPGQKGANGDRGLPGIPGSAGPKGAKGDFGSRGLKGEPGLKGAKGEPGFSGSKGEKGSKGEKGQAGLGNFVRLVGGDRRGRVEIFHQGLWGTICDDGWSPRESAVVCRMLGFSRAVSSFSAAPGTGQIWLDDVNCQGSEITITDCRKRDWGSHNCNHGEDIGVECA; translated from the exons ATGAAAGTTAAAGACAAGTATGGGGAAGATGGAAATTCAAGTGATATGAACTctttcagtgtttcagaaaagattGCGTTTGCCTCACCTGCTATCACAACCTTTCAGATAAGTG AGCCTCGGAGCCAGAAGAAGGCGTCCACATGCTGTGTTGGGACAGCCCTCAGCACctacctgctgctgctgacagctggccaggggctgctgatGTACCAAG TATTTAAGATGCAGAGAGAGATATTGAAACTTCAAGAGCAAAATGCCTCCTATACAGAAGAGATTCTGCAGAGCTCCTTTGCCAACAATCTGGCCTTGTTGAGAAGCTCTACTGGGAAGAGCTTTCTCATGAGACATGAAGAAAACTGGAGGAGAAGCTTAGAAGAGGAAATCACCATAATTAAAAGCAACAATGCAAACCTGATGATGAGGATGAACAACATCACCCTGGTTGCAG ggCCTCCTGGACCCAAAGGAGATCCTGGTCAACCAG GGTTACGGGGACCACCAGGGACAAAGGGAGACCAAG GTGCACATGGACCCCAGGGTGAGAAGGGGAGCAAAGGAcctcctggtcctgctggcccaGGTGGTGTTCCAGgagtaaaaggagaaaaaggagcaaTTGGGCTTCCAG GTCCCCAAGGACAGAAGGGTGACGTGGGCAGGAAGGGAGACCCTGGGCCCCAGGGAGCCGTGGGTGCAGAGGGAGTGCGTGGATCCCCAGGAATGCCAGGCTCTGAAG GTAGCCCCGGGAAGCCTGGACCTCCTGGGCCAAAAGGAGAGGCTG GTGCAGCTGGACAGCGTGGAcctgctgggagccctggcCTTGATGGCAGACCTGGTCAgaaaggggagaagggggagcAGGGCCCCAAAGGGAGCCCAG GAGCACAAGGCACTGCTGGACTCAAAGGTGAACAGGGAGAACGAGGAATAGCAG GACCTCCAGGGCAAAAGGGAGCAAATGGAGACCGAGGCCTACCAG GCATCCCAGGCTCAGCTGGTCCAAAAGGAGCCAAGGGGGATTTTGGCTCTCGGGGTCTGAAGGGAGAGCCAGGACTGAAAGGAGCCAAGGGAGAGCCTGGATTTTCTG GTTccaaaggagagaaagggagcaAAGGTGAAAAAGGACAAG CTGGCCTGGGTAATTTTGTCCGGCTCGTGGGAGGAGACAGGAGGGGCCGAGTGGAAATCTTCCACCAGGGCTTGTGGGGAACCATCTGTGACGACGGCTGGAGCCCCCGGGAGAGCGCCGTGGTGTGCCGCATGCTGGGCTTCAGCCGCGCCGTCTCCTCCTTCTCAGCCGCTCCCG GTACTGGACAAATTTGGCTTGATGACGTGAATTGCCAGGGGAGTGAAATTACAATTACGGACTGCAGGAAGCGCGACTGGGGGTCACACAACTGCAACCACGGCGAGGATATTGGGGTGGAGTGTGCTTGA